One segment of Agrococcus sp. ProA11 DNA contains the following:
- a CDS encoding VOC family protein — translation MTTVLNPYLAFQREAREAMNFYHGVFGGDLVTTTFAEGGMPHAPEDAYRVMHAQLTSAEGHTLMASDSLVHGQLAPQGQQVSLSGDDAERLTRYWEALSEGGRVVEPLERAPWGDAFGMLVDRWGVTWLVNIAGTAAPADA, via the coding sequence ATGACGACGGTGCTGAACCCCTACCTGGCCTTCCAGCGCGAGGCGCGCGAGGCCATGAACTTCTATCACGGCGTCTTCGGCGGCGACCTGGTCACGACGACCTTCGCCGAGGGTGGGATGCCGCACGCTCCCGAGGACGCGTATCGGGTGATGCACGCGCAGCTGACCTCCGCGGAGGGGCACACCCTGATGGCGAGCGACTCGCTCGTGCACGGGCAGCTCGCGCCGCAGGGCCAGCAGGTCTCGCTCTCGGGTGATGACGCCGAGCGGCTCACCCGCTACTGGGAGGCGCTCAGCGAGGGCGGGCGCGTCGTCGAGCCGCTCGAGCGCGCGCCCTGGGGCGACGCGTTCGGCATGCTCGTCGACCGTTGGGGCGTGACCTGGCTGGTGAACATCGCAGGGACGGCCGCGCCCGCCGACGCCTAG
- a CDS encoding PLP-dependent aspartate aminotransferase family protein encodes MTTSNDARLRLDSLAVHAGREDFQSLGVHATPIDFSTTNPLPGVDSGGDAYEIGATGGDPSDSSAVYQRLWNPTVARFERAFAALEGAEAAVAFATGMATTTAVLTAAKQRRGNHVVAVRPLYGGTDHLLATGLLGTETTFVDSLEQVERAVRADTGLVVAETPANPTLELVDLAALVAAAGDAPVLVDNTFATPVLQRPLEHGVALSLHSATKYIGGHGDVMGGVVACDEQWAQAIRPVRAITGAIAHPFSAYLMHRGLQTLPLRVRAQQANAQRVAEALAAMAGVREVRYPGFAASDPAGLVGEGRQMSGPGSMLSIDVGSPGRAAAVAEGVRLFTHAVSLGSVDSLIQHPASLTHRPVAAEAKPNASVLRLSIGLEDPLDLIADLEQALASA; translated from the coding sequence ATGACGACGAGCAATGACGCTCGCCTCCGACTCGACTCGCTCGCGGTGCATGCCGGCCGCGAGGACTTCCAGTCGCTGGGCGTGCACGCAACCCCGATCGACTTCTCCACCACGAACCCCCTCCCGGGCGTCGACTCCGGTGGAGACGCGTACGAGATCGGCGCCACCGGCGGCGACCCGTCGGACTCCAGCGCCGTCTACCAGCGGCTCTGGAACCCGACCGTGGCGCGCTTCGAGCGCGCCTTCGCCGCGCTCGAGGGCGCAGAGGCCGCGGTCGCCTTCGCGACCGGCATGGCGACCACGACCGCGGTGCTCACCGCGGCGAAGCAGCGTCGCGGCAACCACGTAGTGGCCGTGCGTCCGCTCTACGGCGGCACCGACCATCTGCTCGCTACCGGCCTGCTCGGCACCGAGACGACGTTCGTGGATTCGCTGGAGCAGGTGGAGCGCGCGGTGCGCGCCGATACGGGCCTCGTGGTGGCCGAGACGCCGGCGAACCCCACGCTGGAGCTCGTCGACCTGGCGGCGCTCGTCGCCGCGGCCGGTGACGCCCCGGTCCTGGTCGACAACACGTTCGCCACCCCGGTCCTGCAGCGCCCGCTCGAGCACGGGGTCGCGCTCTCGCTCCACTCGGCGACCAAGTACATCGGCGGCCACGGCGACGTCATGGGCGGTGTCGTCGCCTGCGACGAGCAGTGGGCGCAGGCGATCCGGCCCGTCCGCGCCATCACCGGCGCCATCGCGCATCCGTTCAGCGCGTATCTGATGCATCGCGGCCTGCAGACGCTGCCGCTGCGCGTGCGGGCCCAGCAGGCGAACGCCCAGCGGGTCGCCGAAGCGCTCGCCGCCATGGCGGGCGTGCGCGAGGTGCGCTACCCGGGCTTCGCCGCCAGCGACCCCGCAGGGTTGGTCGGCGAGGGCCGGCAGATGTCCGGTCCGGGCTCGATGCTGTCGATCGACGTCGGCTCCCCGGGGCGCGCCGCCGCCGTGGCCGAGGGCGTGCGGCTGTTCACGCACGCGGTCTCGCTCGGCAGCGTCGACTCGCTCATCCAGCACCCCGCCTCGCTCACGCACCGACCGGTCGCCGCGGAGGCGAAGCCGAACGCGAGCGTGCTGCGGCTCTCGATCGGGCTGGAGGATCCGCTGGATCTGATCGCCGACCTCGAGCAGGCGCTCGCGAGCGCCTAG
- a CDS encoding NAD(P)-binding protein, with protein sequence MNLLAQPLRIGSFQAPNRIMQAAHSKQFSDRVESDRETAYFVRRAQGGCGLFVAGNHLVHPTASTRGFEDAWRPEAVDANRRMTDAIHEAGARVVVQLNHHGAQAAPEGPDGPRPVFAPSRILSPSTGVATRAASARDIAGFVEAWADAAERSRLGGFDGVEIHLAHGYLLHQFLSPLYNRRTDAYGGDVEGRTRFPREVLRAVRDRVGEDFTVGIRIVVNEHNDAGLDAAACREIVQALRAEASIDFLDTAAGGYHDVHWVFPSSAMPAAWLRDDVAALKQANPDIPVFGVGSATSVEEAEEVLASGIADMVALTRGQLADPDLASRLLTGATEGIRHCIRLNQGCLGRGSQGLAVSCTVNPAAGRELEQRPERAAAPARWTVVGGGPAGLRAAIDLAGLGHTVTLLEREEHLGGQLLRAARVPGRGSVSLLVADLERDARAAGVELRLGTAATVETIAATEPAGVLLATGAVAPATSALAIDGAFSGRRPATVDAFTAMDDPASLGDHVLVVDDDGTAYASGVLLRLVASGAAVQVVTPFEQLLPHVGTGYERQLVLRTLADGRFDRVTSATVRVEGETPVAVDLLTGGTLPLVSPSAIVALTPRASVTVDGLTTEALEAALDIPVAAVGDAVAPRGIDAAIAEGWRFALTTAG encoded by the coding sequence GTGAACCTCCTCGCTCAGCCGCTGCGCATCGGCAGCTTCCAGGCACCGAACCGCATCATGCAGGCCGCGCACTCGAAGCAGTTCTCCGACCGGGTCGAATCCGATCGCGAGACCGCCTACTTCGTGCGCCGCGCGCAGGGCGGCTGCGGGCTCTTCGTCGCGGGCAACCACCTCGTGCATCCCACGGCGTCGACGCGCGGGTTCGAGGACGCCTGGCGACCCGAGGCGGTCGACGCCAACCGGCGCATGACCGATGCGATCCACGAGGCGGGCGCCCGCGTCGTCGTGCAGCTCAACCACCACGGCGCGCAGGCCGCTCCGGAGGGACCGGACGGGCCGCGACCGGTCTTCGCGCCGAGCCGCATCCTTTCTCCCTCCACGGGCGTCGCGACCCGAGCTGCCAGCGCGCGCGACATCGCCGGCTTCGTGGAGGCGTGGGCGGATGCCGCGGAGCGATCGCGGCTGGGCGGGTTCGACGGTGTGGAGATCCACCTCGCGCACGGCTACCTGCTGCACCAGTTCCTCAGCCCGCTCTACAACCGGCGCACCGACGCCTACGGCGGCGACGTCGAGGGGCGCACGCGGTTCCCGCGCGAGGTGCTGCGGGCCGTGCGCGACCGCGTCGGCGAGGACTTCACCGTCGGCATCCGCATCGTGGTGAACGAGCACAACGACGCTGGCCTCGACGCCGCGGCCTGCCGCGAGATCGTCCAGGCGCTGCGGGCAGAGGCGAGCATCGACTTCCTCGACACCGCGGCCGGCGGCTATCACGACGTGCACTGGGTCTTCCCGTCGTCGGCGATGCCGGCCGCGTGGCTGCGCGACGACGTCGCCGCGCTCAAGCAGGCGAACCCGGATATCCCGGTCTTCGGGGTGGGCAGCGCGACGAGCGTCGAGGAGGCCGAGGAAGTGCTCGCGAGCGGCATCGCCGACATGGTGGCGCTCACGCGCGGGCAGCTCGCCGACCCGGATCTGGCGAGCAGGCTGCTCACCGGAGCGACCGAGGGCATCCGCCACTGCATCCGCTTGAACCAGGGATGCCTGGGCCGGGGCAGCCAGGGCCTGGCGGTCTCGTGCACGGTCAACCCCGCCGCCGGTCGCGAGCTTGAGCAGCGACCGGAGCGCGCGGCGGCGCCGGCTCGCTGGACGGTCGTCGGCGGAGGGCCCGCCGGGCTGCGCGCGGCGATCGACCTCGCCGGGCTCGGGCACACGGTGACGCTGCTGGAGCGCGAGGAGCACCTGGGAGGGCAGCTGCTGCGCGCCGCCCGGGTGCCGGGGCGCGGATCGGTGTCGCTGCTGGTCGCCGATCTCGAGCGCGATGCACGCGCCGCCGGCGTCGAGCTGCGGCTCGGCACCGCCGCAACGGTCGAGACGATCGCCGCGACCGAGCCGGCCGGGGTGCTGCTGGCGACCGGTGCCGTCGCGCCGGCGACGAGCGCGCTCGCGATCGACGGCGCGTTCTCGGGCCGGCGGCCCGCGACCGTCGATGCGTTCACGGCCATGGACGACCCGGCGAGCCTGGGCGATCACGTGCTGGTGGTCGACGACGACGGCACGGCGTATGCCTCTGGCGTGCTGCTGCGCCTGGTCGCCTCCGGCGCTGCCGTGCAGGTGGTGACGCCGTTCGAGCAGCTGCTGCCGCACGTCGGCACGGGCTACGAGCGGCAGCTCGTGCTGCGCACGCTCGCCGATGGTCGGTTCGATCGGGTCACGAGCGCCACCGTGCGGGTGGAGGGCGAGACGCCGGTCGCCGTCGATCTGCTCACGGGCGGGACCCTGCCGCTCGTCTCGCCCAGCGCGATCGTCGCCCTCACGCCGCGGGCATCGGTCACCGTCGACGGCCTGACCACCGAGGCGCTCGAAGCGGCGCTCGACATCCCGGTCGCCGCCGTCGGCGACGCGGTCGCACCGCGCGGCATCGACGCAGCCATCGCCGAGGGCTGGCGCTTCGCGCTCACCACCGCGGGCTGA